A single region of the Streptomyces sp. ITFR-16 genome encodes:
- a CDS encoding isocitrate lyase/phosphoenolpyruvate mutase family protein: protein MTASALRALHHGRTPGDPLVLPGPWDAASARVFADAGFPALATPSAGIAASLGYEDGQTPADEMFAAVARIARAVSVPVSADIEAGYGLAPGELVERLLTAGAVGCNLEDTVDGVLVDAGWQADRLAAVREAAGDGLFVNARIDTYLRSVPDGADREAETVRRARLYAAAGADCVYPLGAPPEALPRLAAAVPGPLNALARPDGPGPRGLGELGAARITFGPGMQLRAMAAVREIADGLRKA, encoded by the coding sequence ATGACCGCGTCCGCACTCCGCGCCCTGCACCACGGGCGCACCCCGGGCGACCCGTTGGTCCTGCCCGGTCCGTGGGACGCGGCGAGCGCCCGTGTCTTCGCCGACGCGGGGTTCCCGGCGCTGGCGACCCCGAGCGCCGGGATCGCGGCCTCGCTGGGGTACGAGGACGGCCAGACGCCCGCCGACGAGATGTTCGCGGCGGTGGCGCGGATCGCCCGGGCCGTGTCCGTACCCGTGTCGGCGGACATCGAGGCCGGGTACGGGCTGGCCCCCGGGGAGCTGGTGGAGCGGCTGCTCACCGCCGGGGCCGTCGGCTGCAATCTGGAGGACACCGTGGACGGCGTCCTCGTGGACGCCGGGTGGCAGGCGGACCGGCTGGCGGCGGTGCGGGAGGCCGCCGGGGACGGGCTGTTCGTCAACGCCCGGATCGACACGTATCTGCGGTCCGTGCCGGACGGCGCGGACCGGGAGGCGGAGACCGTGCGCCGCGCACGGCTGTACGCGGCGGCGGGCGCGGACTGCGTCTACCCGCTCGGCGCCCCGCCCGAGGCGCTCCCCCGCCTCGCGGCCGCCGTGCCGGGACCGCTGAACGCGCTGGCCCGGCCGGACGGACCCGGCCCGCGCGGGCTCGGCGAACTGGGCGCCGCCCGGATCACGTTCGGCCCCGGGATGCAGCTGCGGGCCATGGCGGCGGTGCGCGAGATCGCCGACGGGCTGCGAAAGGCCTGA